Genomic window (Arachis hypogaea cultivar Tifrunner chromosome 13, arahy.Tifrunner.gnm2.J5K5, whole genome shotgun sequence):
TCCCGCATCAAAGGGTGTTACAGTGGCTGAGATGCTAATATCCTTCCCTCTCCAGCTAGACTTTATGCATTGATGCCAACTTGAAGGAACGCACCGATGTAAATGAATCCATGGACGTCCCAGTAGGATGTGGTAGCTAGAGCTTCCATCCACCACGTGAAACTTGTTATTGGTCTTTATGGGGCCAACCTCCAAGACAGCATTAACATACCCTCTAGATTTCACACCCACTCCATTAAAAGCATTGAGCCCGACTTGAGTAGGCCTTATCTGATCAGTAGAACCTCCCATTTCTAGAAATATATGAGTGGGTATGATGTTTACCCCTGATCCAGCATCCACCAAGGCCCTTCTGACCTTCATGCCTTCTACCACTGCTTCCACGTACAATGGTTTATTATGGTAGAACTCCCCATTAAATGAGTCAGGGTCCCGAAACACCAAGGCGTTTGCATGGGCCTTTGCTAATCTTGTGAGCTGAGCGTTGATGCCCCCAAAACCTTTTTCATGCTTCTGAATGACTCCTATTAGAGCTCTGGCCACCTCTTTCTGAATGTGGGGTTCCAAGCCAAGTTGGTTGAACATGATTCTACAACCTCGAGACTTCAAAAGACCTCTTGTCAAGGTGTCTTCATCCAAGGACTCCTCCATGGTAACCATCTCTTCTGCTTCATCTACGATCTCTGTCAGCATTACCTCCTCTTCAACGCCTATCATTCCAACATCATGTTGAGGAAAAGGAGTGCTTTTTAAACCTTCTTGGTTTTGTTCCCCATTCAAGAGTATCTTCCATTCCTTCACTTGCCTATGAAACATCGTCCTTACCACATAATAATCGGTCAACCCATGGCCCTTATTGCGGTACACCATGCAATATCTTGGATCTCTCAAGTCTTCAGATGTTGGTGGCTCTCTATCTGTTCTGGGGTTTAATGTTCCATCCTCAAACCATCCATTTACGACAACCATGGCCTGAGCTCTGGAGAGAGGTAGTGGGGGTGGAGGACTGTTTTTCTTAACACCCTTAGAATATGAACTCCTTCTGCCCCTGCCATCAGCGGCACACACTTCCAGAGGAGAAACTTCTTTATATCTCCTTCCATTGCGCTTCATTGCCTCTGTTATGTCAGATGCTCTCTTTAAGAGCTCAAAGAAAGTGTTTATGTTGCTCATAGAAAGATAAATTTGGGATCCATCTTCCATATTTCTAATACACCCGTACACCAATTGTGGCTCTGGGAGAGTGTCTATACAAAGTAAAGCTTGATCTCTGTACCTCTTGACGAACGTTACCAATCCTTCTCCTTGTCTCTGTTTCACTCTCCCCAGGTCCATGATGTGCATGGAGGGTTCCTCTTCCAGGAACTTGTTGCAGAACTCCGTCACTAATTGCTCCCAGGTGTTGATGCTACTGGCTTTCAACTTGCAATACCACGTGAATACCCTTCCTGTCAGTGATTTTGAGAACTCCTTGATCTTGAGCTCCTGGTGGTTCCTGAACACCCCGAGATCATCCAAGAATGACAGGATGTGTTCTTTGGCACTTCCAGTACCATCAAATTTACGAAAGGTAGGTGGTTGGTACCCCTTAGGGTATGGTTTTGCCAAGATATGATGTCCGAATGGTGGACTTATCTCCCAAGTGGGCTCACTTGCTTCTCCTTTGCCCTTTAGAATATGTGCTAACTCCCTACGAGTGACTGGAGTGTTCTCGTCTTCCTCCATATTCTCCTGGTTCGCGAATGGAGGCGGTGAGGGGGTTCTATACCTCGTTTGATCTCTAGCCATCAATTCCGTGATCAAAGTTTGCATCTTTGTTTGGTTGTCTATCATATAGTTGTACACATGAGCAGGAATGGTTACATGGGTGTGCATGCCAGTGGTACCTCTAGCATGGGGTGTGAAGAAATTTGCATGGGCATGAGCTCCTTCTCCTCCTGCACCCAGATTCTGCTGCTCTATGTGTTACTCTTCTTCTTGGTGGAGAAGGTCCTCGTCTTGAGGTGATCCCAAGATGAGGTTGAGATCCCGAGGAGTTATTGAGCATCGCTTAGGTGGTCGATTCTGTCCAGGATGAGTATTGCTAGATTCAGCCATCACGTCGAAGTGTTCCTCCCCAGTGGAGTCGCTAGATGATTCGGgtggttttgtgaaaaatagattaagtgaaaaataatagttAAGATGAAAGATTAGGGGTAAGTAAACTTGTGaggaagacacttctattaatggCAAATAAGCAATACAAGAACTAATAATGAGGAAGAGAGGTGGAGAACAAGTGTTGAGACCTCCACTAATGTCACAAGAGGATGAATGAGCTTTGTTTAAAGTGGACAGGAATGGTTTACAGAGAAGAGAAGCTCTCAAAAGAGGATGAAGGTGAAGGTGAAAAAGTGAAAgtgaaggtgaaggtgaaagTAAATGATGAAAAGGGTTTCAAGGTCTGTGAAGAAGAAGATTATCAAAGTGAAAGTGAAAAGTGAGAGTCTGGTTGAAGGTGAAGGTGAAAAGTGAAGTAAAAGATGAAGGAGGAAAAGTGAAGTAAAAGATGAAGGAGGAAAAGTGAAGTAAAAGATGAAGGAGGAAAAGTGAAGTAAAAGATGATTTACAGAGGTGGTTTGAGGTCCTTTTTATAGCGTAAAACCATGATGAAGAGGACACCCCTTGGCCAATGGTTTTAGTCTGACATTTGGTTTACTGctctttccaaaatatctttaggTATTTGGGATCACCTCAAGTCTTGTCAACTGAAAAGGGTAGGAAGTTGATTCCCACACGTTAAACTAAAGCTCCTGACATGTGACATTAGTGAAGGGACATCTAGTTTGGTTTTCTTTCAACTAGATGACACCTTTACACTCCAAATCCAACCAATCCACTTCCACCAATATAGTTCCCACTGAAGAGAAATTCAACTCCCCAAGGTGTTATTTTGGGTTCCATCCTTTTAGCCCAATACCTTTAGGAGGAACTTAACTCTTTTTTGACCATGTTTGTAGgtcattataaaaataattatgtacAAAAAAGGTATATATTTTTAGTACACAATCAATACTAGATGTAGGCTGcgttgcacttagcagctgaaccaggatacttctgggtgtgattctctcttcctcttctatTCCATTTCTGATTCTGTTACGTaggagaaaaaattgaaaaatatctcctaaccggttacgagacaaaaaaatGTCTCTTAACTAGTTACGAGACAAAAACAGAAATATCTCCTGAAGCTATCTTAAAAGGCAGAAAGTAATTCTCAGCAAAaagaggggctaagattcaaccccccttctcttagccactgattaccatcaaagTGAATTAAAGTAAAGGCTTTTCGATTTCGTAACTAAGGATTCGGTTTATATGcgtgaaggctcaatattaaataaatatagtattaaaTTAATGGATTAGAGATAAGTAATGCAGgagcttttagtacgatcatgaggtattAAAAATAAGGGTGTTACACGTCACTCAGCTGTCGTCTGCTAACATGGATTTTTTTCTGAAAACgtacaataaaaactaaataaaagaaaactatTAAGAAGAAGACATCATTTCGGATGTTTTTTATACATGGATTCCATATGTTTAAACTTTAAAGGTATCGGATAACAAAAGAAAACAtccaaaacataagaaaaaaaatattcgaaaactaagaaaaaaaaatctaaaactattaaaaagaataattcaaaatctaaaacaaaaaacatctaaaacataaaaaaaaagaaacatccaatacCTATAAAAAGAACACATCCAAAATTTAGGATAAAAAAACATTTCAAATTATTAAATAGAATCGTCCAAAacctaaaaacaaaaagaagaagagtACGAAATATGCTTCAATACTAAGAAAAAGAAGAGATGTGAATGAGAGAAAGGAGATGCCAAAGGATTGAAAGATGTCATGGCAGAGCAACGAGAAGAGTTCAATAGGGAGGGCACGACGTTGCAGTGAGAGGAATTAGAGGGGAAAGTCACAATGCAACATGAGAAATTGAAATCGGAGGGCACATATTTTTTGAGTGCAAATCtagtcttttaaaattttaaagtcaagttttttaaaagttagttgCTAAATTAATCAATTGGGTACATATAGAGTTGGCTACCTATACTTTATGGTATATATACAAActctaaaaatcaaattaaagatGAAAATGTAACCTATGAAAgacggctaatttttttttatatagaatagTGCTACGCATCCAAATCTTTTTATGAACCAAGTCCAACCAAGTTAAATAATAAGACTTGGAATAATACTAGGCataattgatttttgttatattagaccaacttgattaaatttgattaataaaaagacTTGAATGTTTAGTATTATTCTTTTAGATATTGACTAAACTTTAGTATAATACTCAGTTGaattttttggtgtttttcaaaatttttggggTGAGACAATATACCCTTCATGTATTGTTCTgccccaaattttaaaaaatataataaaatcaaataactGAATATTATACTAAAGTTTGATCtatctaaaaatattattgatgaaagtgacgatctaGTGACGGAACCAAAAAATTTATGTTGGGGGCAAAAATAATACACATTACTctcaaaagatatattaatttaaatttaaaaacataaaagtgcacattaattatttgagtacaaaaaaaaaaccaaaaattatatTAGCCGCTAAGTTTCTTCGCTTCAAATCCAATGGAGTGACTTCAGATTTTAgggaaatattttttcattattatttctaaaatgaaaaaatatatattctaaatttaGTAAATTGATCagagaataaaaaatagattaatacctaaactataattgtttgaattaaaatttgtaattaaaaatataaaaaataataaaattaaaagatatatagAATCATAGGGagctatataaaacaaaatagaaaatttaaaatttatcttttgatgaagagaagatgaccactagacaagaaatagaaaaagaatgtTAAAAATGAGACTAAGAAGAggatttaaaagaataaataagtGACGGCTGGAatttaataatggtagaagattaaatttaattaggttaactaagagtcaatataataaaaagataaaatgaatTTGGAACTTTTAATAATTGAGCTTAATTTATTTGTAGtagaattatttaaaatttaaaataaaaatatattatatatgtatattttttatttaaaaaaataaaatgaaagttgaATCAATTACAGTAAATGTAAGCTACTCTGCAAATACGTGAGAGTTGCTATTTGTAGAAACTGCAGCAGTGCTAACTAATAACTCATCACCAAGAAAACTATCTCACATTTTTTATCCTATATACTCTATTATAACATTTCATCTAATCAAGTTCCATAATTATTAGCTAGTGTTCCTTAGTTTCTTTGATTTATTGAGATTATGATCGATTTACTCTTAACTGTagtcaaaatcaaaattaatagtTTAAACTAATGATACTAGATAATAAGAATTTCTAAGactatatataaacaaaaattttttatagGTTATGCTTTGGCTTAtgacaattatttatttaatttattctaattaatcTTTAAACtcgcattcataaattaaatatataaatcaattcccaaattCACACTACAAAGGAAACGTGAAATAGCGGCGGTTCCTGGAGTGATTTGCGGCGGTTTCACACCGCCGCGAAACGGGATTCCAGCGGTTTGTTAAGCGTCGTCTATTAGGGGGTGGTTATATGATTTTGCGGAAGTTCTCAGGAACCGCTGGCACAATCGCCGTAAAATCCAGGATTAGCGTCGCAATGTttagcggcggtttaaaaccgccgcgaTATGGAAATTTGTGATCCACACAAATTGTTCGGCGGTTTGAAACCGCCGCTGTTTAATGGCCACGGTTTAAACACTAATGCATTTACCGGCGGTTTGAAAACGTCGCGGTTTAACGGCCAATGTTTTTTGAAATGTAACTGGCGGCGGATTAAAACCGCCGCTATCTCCTAACctgaattttcaaatttctaaCGGCTAGTTCGCAACCGCCACTATTTTCCGGTTAAATGGTCGCAAAAATACTGTTTTATACACTGGCAATCCACGTTGTTTTTTATTTCAATGtacatttttttcgttttttttttaatcgTTCTTAATATTAGtaagttaaattatttaaaatcccgaaaaataaattgcagggcAAACGACAATAGCAAAaccattaatttaattaatataattatccgAATATCAACAAAGTGTACTCCTTACTAAGAGTTGCATAATCAACAAAATATAAGTGTATATCTGAAAGAAGAAAAGGTTCCACAATCCTAAGAACTACTCTCTATTCTGTCCCTCCAACGCACTCATCCATGTGGCGACGTCTGATGGCAGCTTCctaccttgcccttgaagtagacATATCAAAGCACTCTCCATTGCCTGCATCCTGACCTTTCCAGCTGCTACTTCATCCTCCACTGCCTGTCTTTTGGTCTTCTTGGCTGCTACTTCATCCTCCACTgccttccttttcaatttttctgCTGCCAACTCTGCTTGCAGTTCAAGCAGCACCCTTTGGGTCTCTTCCCTTTCAAAACCATTGCTCAGCTGATGGGAATTCATACTGAAGACTTGACTAGAAGTCGGCCCCAACCCCATGCCACGCACCCTACCTGGGCGTTCTTTTCCGAGAGCTTGAGCAAGCGAATCATTCTGGGATAACAGTCTAGAAGATTCATCGCCCTGCTCAATAGCCTCAATTCTTTCCTACACACATAGATAAGCAATTAAGAGCATTTATTAGCTAGTCGCTAACCGCACAGACttccaataaaattttaaaaactaaaacataGGAGAAACTACTTCCCGATTCTGAACACATTACTTACTCAAATAGCGCAAGCTGCATCATGGATATAGGATCCATCAGTTCTTTTGTGCGTTAAGAGACACAACTCTCCTCTACTAACTATCCTCCCTTGTGGTTCCGACTGTACCAATAATGATGACAAAGTGAATAAGGTAGAGGAATAGATAGTTCAAAAATATTTCCAAAATTAGATTACCTCTTTTTCTCCGAACCTTGCCAAGCTTTTCGATCCGCTGGTGTGGGTGTAAAGCTGCTTTGATCGATTCTTGACATTTTTCTTACACTTCTCCTGTCATGCCATCAAATTAAGAGTTACTAGATACTAGTTCTGACGAACTAAATGTGACATAAATGGACTTTGTCTGTTATGAAACAAAACTATATTACCTGTGTCTCTTCGCTATTGCGATAATCGAGAAACCTTCTCCAATGGTCTGCAGTaattccatctgggcggttttcAATATTTGCTGCAAGTGAAAGTTCTGGGTCATAGCAGTGATGGTATAATATGTTCCTTGTTTCCTTCCAAGCCCTTCCTAGCATTTTGAATATTATACCTTTTATAATTCCTCTACTATCTTCTTCAAAATGGAACATTTCCTGCAACATTAAAATTAAGTTGTGAGTAGTGTTCAAAGTATGAGTTTGAAATGGTACGAAGTATGAGTTTGGAATGGTAcgaagaaataaaaataacattttaccTTTACTATTTCATTATAGACATTGTCTCTGGTGCGAACCTTTCTCCAGTCCCTCTCGCAGATTGGGAATTTGGTGTAGTCAGATCCTAGCAGTCCCATAACGCCGCTCAGTAGACCTGCTTCATCCCCAACTGGTTGCAGTGCACTGTTAAACCTGAGTACGACCTTTCTTCCATTAGGTGGCTTCATAGCTTCCTTCATACTCAGTTTAACCTGTTTGATTGTGCCATCGGATTCTGTAAAACATATTAATTCTTAGTTAGCTACCATTGGAGTCAAGCTGCGAATACATCATAGAAAAATAGGGCAATGAAAAGTAGAATTAAATAAGTTCTCTTATACCAATTGTTTTAACATCCCAAAATTCTGTGGTCTTGCGTCCCTTGCGCTTCTGAGCATCCGACCCAGCTAAAAAGTTATCAACATGTTGGTCAAAAGAATCTACCTCATCTGCCTCTGGGTCTACCTCTTTGGCGTCCGGCTCCGAGTTTTGAACATCATTCATGGAAGCCTGTGGAGCAGGTAGTGGTTCGGTTCGGGGCGAACGAAAGGGGCGTAAAGACGAGGATGTGGGGACACTACTGCCACTGGACGGCGCAATTGGGCAGTCCGCTCTCTGCGAAGTTGAAGCCGCATGACCTCCCACTTGAGGCTGCTGACATGCTGTGTCTACACAGTCTTTTTTCATGAAACGACCTACCCGGGGCATCTTTTCCAACTGCATTCGGATTAAAACGAAGTAATAACAATTAATATGtacataataatataaattaacatGCAAAAAGGACACCGGCACACCTCAGTTACATGAGTACATGAGTTGAGAGACCATGTTAACAAAGAAATCAAATATGTGgggcataaaaaaaatattgatgtaTTCACAATTTCTCTATAATGCCTagaatcaaattattaatttatgttaaatataattattcaattgtttatgttaaatataattattcatgtatCATTTTTATTAACCCGAATATagcttagataaaaaaattagtaagtcGGAAATAGCGCAGTAATAACAATTATTATGTACATCATAATATAAATTATCATCTTTCCCAATTGCATTCAAAAAATACGAAAGTACATGAGTACATCAGTTAATAGAGTATATtaacaaagaaattaaatttgttaGGCATAAAAAAATATTGACGTACTCACAATTTCTCTATAATGCCTATAACCATAATAATATTCTGCACTATTGGAAGTTAATTTCAAGCTTAGGACTTATGAGTAGCATGTTTAACAAATTGAAAAAACATCATACTTAGTTATAATAGAATAGAGTTTCATAAAAGTTGTAATCAATGAGTTGAACCAAGACAAGACGTTGGAGCTTGGAACATTTGTAGGCCTACTTTAAATTTGGATAATCAAACATGAATTTCTATGGACAATCAATTTAATCAAAGATTTGATAAGATTGCTAAGGGTTCCATTCAGTCTAATGAATTTCTAGGGACCCTTACATGCTAAATGCAAACTAAACATATTGTCGTTAATAGCATTGCCTAAGTTAGATGCTGTGAATATTGAAGGGAGGAACTAGGATTAATCGTGCTTACCTGCAGCGGGATGACTGGAGTGAGGGTGAGAGAGGAACCACCGAGGATCGGGCAGTGAGAGAAGGGGCTCCAGGACGCTGGCAAATCGCAGAGACGGACGTTAAAATAAACATTAAGAAAAACTAAATAATTGCATAattcattaaataaagaaaatattattaagatttaatttttagaataaaatgcAAAATATTACATTATTCACTACAAAAAATTCTGGTAAAATTGgtggtttttttttgtatttacggcgatttgaaccgccattattactaAGAATGACGGTTTTGTAAAACGACCtaattctgggcgccattctggttattatgGCGGTTTTTAATTTCCTGAGTTAAAATGGCGATTTTTGAATAtgttaaaatggcggttcaaatcgcgtttaaaatggcagtttttagataggttaaaatggcagtttgaaccgccattattaccctgaCAGAATGACGTTTTGATTGATTAAAACTTCGTTTttaaaccgccatttttaccctgACAGTAGCGTTTTGGTTGCTTAAAATGGCATTTTGAACTGCCGTTCTACCCTGACAGTGACATTTTTATTGGTTAAAACGACATTTTTACCAagtaaaaattacatttttcatCGTTTAAAAAAGCAGTTTTGACCGACGTTTTTATCgcgttaaataaataattttgtgattaaaatttcacgataacaaaaaatcataatccataaatgaaatattataactcataaacaaagtattaatataatatataattttttattattgaaaatcaaaagtaataattcctatacaaaaatttGTCTTACTAAACTTACCAAAATACAAGCATTGCAATAAGCACTAATTAGTCAAATCTACCATCCAGTTTCCTAAACTATGTTAATATCTACTAATGTATTTAAACCATCTAATAAGTGCTATTTTTACTACTTAAAATATGAATATACAAGACAAGTAGCTTAgctaagtgatgatgaataagatTTGAAGGTCAAAAGTTTCCTCCTTTtgtaattaactttaaaacaagCCTTCCTTAGTTTCTTGATCTCTTGTGTGAATTCCATCCCGGGACTTGCTCCAACATCTTTGTTTCTTGCTCCAACACTCCAACTTCATTATCCAAACTTATCTCTtacattcaaattaaaataatcagTTTTCATTCGATCATTGATCACCCCAATAATTATAAGTATACCTTAAGATTTTGTAAGAGTAAATGCAAGCTTTTGGTTTTAAGGCATTGTGAGTAGTTTTTCATTGTGAGTAGTTTTTTTTCCCTTGAAAATCACAATCAGCATAATCACAATAAGTGAAAAGCATGAAAAAGgtagaacagaaacagaaaaatcAAAGTACAGAACCATCTCGCGACGAATCTCTGACCGAAGATACCGTCAAATATTTTGGTAGATCTGATTTACTGGCGCGACTCAGTGAGCAAGCATTCTCTATTTTTTCCTACTAGATCATAAAGTAGATCTAAAAGTATGAAGTGAAAggtaaaatcaaaagaagaagataaaatagaTTACCTAGCTATTGGAAGTGACTGAGAAGTCGCAACCAGATCGCAGAGCTCGTTGAAGGCAGCAACAACGGCATTGTTTGCAGCGGCGACGCCAGCGAGGAGATGAGCTGCAACGGACGACAGTAAAAAGATGTATGAAAGAGATAGAAGATGAACGGCGACAAAAAATTAGGGTTCGTCATTTACAGCACTCTTCCGATTCATTACTTCTTcacataaaaagagaaaaaatggaaaaatgactgccaaaaaaaattaaacattacgACGGAAATTAAAGCTGGTGAAATTAGCCAAAAAAATAGCAGTTTTATGACATGCCATAACACTATTGCcattttaatcaatattttttgtAGTGATTGTTCCTAACATcctaaagaaaattaagagaagaaccTTAACAGTAGAAGAAACATGATTTCTTTTTCGTATCTCCCCAAAACTCTTTTCTATAGTGTTTCTAATACTCTATTtctatgaataaaaaattatatacttattCTCTAAGTTGTGCTTCTCATATCTTTTAAATcaaatattcttttattaattttatattttagatcttatttttaattttttttaatttgaaactaaattttttttaatttaaattttgaatctccataaaacttcataaaaattctttattttcaatctttatgagaaaataattgactcaaataTTTTACCATTTAAAATAAACCGAATTATACCTAAAATCGTCCAACATATATGAGATAGATATTAAtctaaaatttaactttaaatcaTATATTCTTAATATTTCTTTATAAATTacctatattttataataaatcatTATATTATTAAGTAATATTATCCattacttaaaatatattttatcatgaATAATGCAATTATCAGTAAGTTAGGAGGAATATTATTtcaacaatttaaaattatgtaaaaaatttgaGTTATGAACTATAACAAAGATGCGAGATTCAGATTATATATATCTGCGTATGTATGTATAACtacatataattatttaatttgatgataatgcatacatttaattatttaaattttaccttttaaaaaattgtaaactgatgaatacatatataataaataaatatatgacaGATATTTTAGTTTTATAGTTTTCAGTGCAATTAGCCGagttaaaaaaatgaatttaaatttttttaattttgaattttattttaaaagataaagtatataatttctcattatttattttatagataaaactaaaaaatatataaaaaattgttaaaaaataaaaattacactttaatttattttctaaaataaaaatttaaaatttagagacaTACATACTTTAGATGCATATAAAGTAATTTCAAAAGATGCTAATAATAACAGGGCACATATGATCATATGCTTTTGTTCTTCTGGTGCAACTTGCATTATTGTTACTGTTAATTAATTGCAAGTTGCACATTAATTGCAAGAAGAATTTTGGAACATTAATAATCTTGTAAACTGATGAATACATatagtaaataaatatataacagaTATTTTAGCTCTTCAGTCTTCAGCGCAATCagcttagttaaaaaaaaaaatgcacaCATGTACTTTAGAAGCACACAGTAATTTCAAAAGATGCTAATAATAATTTagcgtacatatatatatatgatcataTGCGTGCTTTTGTTTCTTTGGTGCAACTTGTATTATTGTTACTTTTAATAATTGTCAAGTTGCATATTAATTGCAAaaagaattttggaacattaATAATCTTATTAAGCATATTaggtatatatattaaaattaatcactaatataatttaatttggatGGGATAAGTTGAATACCGTTATATTATACACACACAAAAGTCTACCGCTTCCAACCCAAAATAATGGCGAAAATTTATatactccttttcttttttttattattataatttaatttcgaataattatctaaatcagtcccaaaaattttaaaatttaacattttagtcttcaagaaaaattaatatacagatcaatCTCCAAAGTTTTACTCCGACAGACAAATTAGTCCCCAGTTTATTTTCTGGTAAAGTAATTATCCAGATCAGTTCCtaaaattttatcattatttttatccaaaaaatacaaaaaattagcaCAATATTATTAtgcaactaataataataataataataataataataataataataataataataataataattttattt
Coding sequences:
- the LOC140177741 gene encoding uncharacterized protein, whose protein sequence is MHTHVTIPAHVYNYMIDNQTKMQTLITELMARDQTRYRTPSPPPFANQENMEEDENTPVTRRELAHILKGKGEASEPTWEISPPFGHHILAKPYPKGYQPPTFRKFDGTGSAKEHILSFLDDLGVFRNHQELKIKEFSKSLTGRVFTWYCKLKASSINTWEQLVTEFCNKFLEEEPSMHIMDLGRVKQRQGEGLVTFVKRYRDQALLCIDTLPEPQLVYGCIRNMEDGSQIYLSMSNINTFFELLKRASDITEAMKRNGRRYKEVSPLEVCAADGRGRRSSYSKGVKKNSPPPPLPLSRAQAMVVVNGWFEDGTLNPRTDREPPTSEDLRDPRYCMVYRNKGHGLTDYYVVRTMFHRQVKEWKILLNGEQNQEGLKSTPFPQHDVGMIGVEEEVMLTEIVDEAEEMVTMEESLDEDTLTRGLLKSRGCRIMFNQLGLEPHIQKEVARALIGVIQKHEKGFGGINAQLTRLAKAHANALVFRDPDSFNGEFYHNKPLYVEAVVEGMKVRRALVDAGSGVNIIPTHIFLEMGGSTDQIRPTQVGLNAFNGVGVKSRGYVNAVLEVGPIKTNNKFHVVDGSSSYHILLGRPWIHLHRCVPSSWHQCIKSSWRGKDISISATVTPFDAGEAHLVDASFYEELALPGVNKIRPVQECTIGTPRQKAIRKDTLMEEAPKENTKKRATSIEDLGLRKEILPGGGYRIENAPFQLQDEAKQKEKELEEINLGTEEHPRPLFVCKTLGEKEKRDLIALLTEFRDVFAWNYDEMPGLDPNLVTHNLAVRKGATPLKQAPRKFSNEIEAQVKKEIKKLLAAKFVKPIQHPSWLANIVPVKKKNGQIRCCMDFRDLNKAFPKDDFPLPDVDRMVDATAGFERFSFMDGFSGYNQIRMAPGDEEKTAFRTPVGNFYYTVMPFGLKNAGETYQRAMTAIFHDIMHDFVEDYADDLVVKSTSGKQHTEHLRAVFTRCRKYRLKMNPMKCAFGVSSGKFLGFRVHKGGISPDEDKIKAIQDMEPPKDIKGLQKFIGKLGYIRRFIPALGELLGPLRPLLKEKNTFMWGQHH